The DNA sequence TTTTTGTTGACTTTCTAGTATTGATGGAAATAGTTTTTCTCTAATCCATTTGGGCATTACCCAATTGACGCCCCATAAAATATTATGTTTTTCACTATAGTTATTTAAGCCTAATTTTGACCAATACCTCTTTAATAATTGTTGAGCTTTTTTTATCTTAGGACGATCTTCTTCTTCAATACACCTACCAACTGGTTTAATATTATTTATATTAATAGGATGCGGATGACACGCAACTACCTGAACATTGGTGATAGATTCCAATAATATAGATTCCAATAATAAGGCTAAGGCATATAATCCGTAATCATAACCACGATATTTTGGTTTAATAACAACTTGGTCAATGTAATAAATACTGTCAGCAAAAATATCTTCTAAAAATTTTTGTCCTTCATCATAGAAAAAGTAGGCAATCAGTTCCTCTAAATCAGGATTTTTGTCATCAGCTAATTCCCATAAATCCGTTTGAAAGTATCTTAAATCAACACGGTTAGATATGATTTTCCCAATTTCTAATATACCTTCATCTTCTCTCCCATAATATTCATCATCACTGAGAGTATCAGATATGTCGAGAAAAATATTGGTTTCCATTGAGCGTATCATTAAATCATCATAGTCAGAATGTGATCCACGATTAGAAATGGTGCAACTAGATTTTAATATTAATTTCATATTTTTTAACTCATTAGTTGTAGGCTATGTATCAGAATAAAGATCAACTAATTTAACCTAATAGATTATAATTAAAGATAATAAAACCCCCTACGGCTCTGCTACGGTATCCGCAAAGAGGAGGGTTACTATCCTCTATACTCTGAGTAATGCTATTTTATAAAAATCCAAATTTTATCCTAATAAAACTGGTTATAAGTGAACCTATTGTAACCCCAATAATTGAAGTAATTAGTCCTGTTCTTATCTGATCTATATGCCTTTTAAAATAATTATCAACTTCATTATATTTTTTGGCTATAAATACGACTTTTTGCTTGTTAAAAAAAATATATAGACTGTATAGATAACTTAAATTTATTACCATAGATATAATAAAAAATATCAAAAGTAAATATTGAGTATCAGGTAAAAAATAAAATAAGAGGAAATAGATAAATAATATAATTATAGAAAAGAAAAGATTATATTGGTTATATTTCTCCATAAAAGTGACTCTTTTCTCCGTAATTTTTTTTATTTTCTCTATTATTCCTGTTAAAAGAGGATCATCTTCATGAAAAATAGAAATACCATACTTATCTATTGTTAAGTTTAAAGATTTGTCCTGAAACAATTTTTCTGGTTTTATTTCTAATCTATTAAATTTTTCTTTTTCTGTTATTGAAAGAATATCATTTATTTCATCTAATTCTAATTCATATTCATCAATAAAAATCTTACAGCATATTTGATTTTCTTTAAGAAAATTAATAATCTCAGCCAAGTCATCAAGATATAATTTAGAACCTTGTAAATAAGTTGTTATAGATGGAATATGTTTTTTCATAGAAAGTATAAATTATATTATTTTAAATGTAAGGATATTCAAAAATTTTCAGTAAACACTGCTGTAAATAATAATGGCTTATTTGAAAAACTTCAGTTAAAATTTGTTCAGATGTAATTTTATTATTTTTATTATTTTTACTAGGGGGATGAATAATAGCATTTCTAATTTCAGTAATTGCCTTTATACTATCCATCCAATTTAACTCTTTTGCTTTTTTATTTATTTCTAAATATTTATCTACTGGTTCTAATGGAATATTAAGAAATTTTAATAAAAGCCTAATTTGTCCAGAAGCTTTTAATCCATTAAAATCCTCGGAATTAACACATTGATTAGTTTTTAAGTATGTCCAAGCTAATTTTTCTAAAGCTGATTGTATTAAAATAATAGATGTATTGTATCCGTTGCTGTGCTTATAGCTTTCGACATACCATTGAATAGCATTTTGAATCGTCTCTTTCCAATTTTCATCTTCCCATTTCTTCATAAATTTAGGAAAAATAATAACCATTTCTGTTGTATCACTGGTTGTCCAACAATAACTAAGAGATTGCCATGAATCAGCTTTAATTTTAGGAGTTGACCATTCTTCTAAGATTTTATTTCCTTCTGCATCCCAACCATAAATCAATAAAGGAGATACCCAAATTCCCCTAACAAATGATAAATAATAAACAAAAGCATCAATCATTTTATTGGCTTCATCTAAATTAAATGCTTGTTCATCAGAACGTTCTAGTTTACAAATATGAGTAACTCCATAACCACCTTGTGCTTCTAGTTTTTCTTCTAGTTCACCATTTTCATCTAAAGTGGCTAATACAAAGTGCCAATTATCGTAATCAAATATAAATTGACCATCAAACATTAACCAACCTTCTCGTTGGATTTCAATTTCATTACCATTTTGATCATATTCATAATCAAAAATGTTAGAGATATTAAACCAAAAAAAATTAGTTATATGGAAAGTAACTGATGATAAATTATCTGTTATTCCCTGTCTAAAAGGTTTAGTTAAATAGCCAAACAATTCTGTTTTTTTACTACCGCAATAATGAATATATTTTGATAAATGAACACTCATCCTAGCTTGAGGAATTAGCTCAGTTAGCTTTAATTCAACGTCTTTTAAATTTATGTCTTCTTCACTTTTATAGACAAATTTAACAGTAATAGTAGGATAAGGATACCAAGAAATTTGAACCCAACTTTTACCTTCAATAATATTCTCTCTATCAATTAATTCTGTAAAACCACGATATAAAATAATTGGTTGATTCGGTAATGTTTGTCGTATTATTTTGGGTTCTGGTTTCCAAATAGTCATTTTTTTGTATCCTTTAAAATAAATTGAATATATTTACAAATAGGTATAGATTTATCATCATTATTATTAGACTCATCAGAATAAGGAAAATATAAATTTTTACTCTTTACTAAAACGTCGAAATAATTCTACATATTCGCTAACTTTAATTTCATTTACGTTTGAACCAATACGCTGATAAAATTTATCATTATATGATGTAGGTTCTTTTCCTCCTTTTAAAGAAAAAATAATAACACTTTTATTTTTATAATTAATTACCTTAATTTCTCTACCTATAGTATCTTTGGTGGTTTGGTTTATTGGTTGTAATTTAATTAACTGAATTATCCAACGATAAAAATTATCAAGATTACCTTGTAATCTCTCAGCTTCATGTGTTATTCCTGTTATCTTAAAATTTTTATATTCAACAAAATCTACATTGTATAGATCATATATTTTCTTGGCTGTTTTATCATTATCAGCTATTCCTACGCAAACATAACCAGTTGCATTCGGTGAATGATTTGCCATTGCCGTCAATGTTTTAATTATTTTGTCAAAATTATCTTGATTAAATTGTTTTCCTTCATTTAATTCAGTAAAACCTTGCTTAAAATCATATAAAGATTGTTCTGTTGTTGATTGAGTTAATAAAGTCTCAAATTCAGTCAGCCATGAATCAATTGCAGGATCAATCGTATCTTTTTGTTTAAAACAATCTTGTATTATTCCTTTTATTTTATTTATATTACGTTGTTTATTTTGAAAAGCCCAAGTTTTTCCCGTAGTAATTGTCATTTCTTTAGTGATACTGTTTAGTTCAGAAATTAATTTATCATAGTTACTAATTTCCTGATTTTTTTTAATTAATAAATCATAAAAACTTAAGAAAATTACTTGAAATTGACGTACCATAGATGTTAAATTTCTATCACAGATAAGTTCACGAAAATTTTTTTGAGAAACCACTAAAATTTGACGAATTTGATCATAAACTTTAATAAATTGTTTCTGAATTAATTCTGGTTGTTTTATAGTTAAAGAAGATTCTATTTCTTTTTGATGTTCATTATCTTCTCTAAATCCATAATAATCATCCAGCCTTGTAGAGTTACTTAATGGTATATCCTGTAATAACATATAAGCAAGAACATCAGCAATAATTTCTTCATCTTTGGATTCTCTTAACATTTCTTTGGTTAAAATTCTATTTTTTACCCAAAAAATATCATCTACATTAATCCCATATTCCAATTGTTTATTAGTAATACTAATTTGTTTCATGTTATTAAGAAGAAGAATGTCTGAAGCTGATGTATCAGTTCTAATTTCATTAGCAATTTTTCTTACTAGATCAGCAAATTTAGAAGTGGAGCCAGCAGACCTCAACTCTTGTCTAGATAAATGTTTACCATTAGAATTAATTCGTCTAAAAATTTCATCAACTTTTTCATTATCATCAAAAGAATAAACAGATAATGGCAGAACATAACTACCTATTATTTCACAGTAATGTCTATTAAGAATAGGAGTTTTTTGTGTTAATTTTTCTTGATCAAGAAGTGATTTTGATTCTACCATTGTTTCTAAATCAAAATATTTATCTTCTATATCAAATTCGCCTTCTATAAACGCCGTGACAGCATTTAATCTTTGCATTCCATCTATAATTTCAAAGACTGATATTTTATTTTTTTCTGTTTGAGCTAATAAAATTATAGGTACGGGAAAACCCTTCAATATTGAATCAATAAATGCTCTTTTTTCTTCAATAGTCCAAACTAATTTTCTTTGGTATCTTCTATTAACATAAAATAGATTATTTATATAAAAATTATATATTCTTTGTACCGTTTCACTTCTAATAGAAAGTTCTTTTTGAACAGCTGAGGATTGAATTTGTTTAATCATAATTATAATTTTTATAAAGTAAATAATTTCGTATTAATCGATGTTTAAAAAGGTGAGTGAACAATCATTATTTCCTTGATCGTTAAGGCATATAATTTTGAGATTATTTCATCAATTTTTTCTTCATATTTTTGCACATTAACTCCTTTATTCTCTAAACATTTATGCACCAAAGTTTCTATCTCTCTTTTCTGTTCTTCCGTACCTTTAGGTATTGGTATTTGTGAAATATAAGGAGTTTGCATGGCGTAAGCTCCTCCTTGTAATTTTGATGCTGTATAATGAAGAAAAAACCAAACTATTCGAGAATTTAATAACCCTAAAAGATATAAATTAGAATCATAAATAAAAAATGTTTTGTTATTAGAAATATAGTTGTTATCATCCCAAGCAAAAGCCTGATAAGTTGCAATTTCTTGATAAAGTATTTTAGGTAAATTATATTTATCCCAGTAGGTACATGAGTGTAATTCCCAAAAATATTTACCCTTATTATTTCTTCTTATTAAATTATATCTATACTGATGAAATCTCTTATAAATAGCAGGATAAGTTTGACCAAAAATCTTTTCGGCTTCTTTTTCTGGTTTATCACTCCAAGGATGTTTTTTATTTTCTGATGATTCAATTTTAATTAAATATTGTTCGGCAAAATTTATAATCCATCGTTTTACATCTCTACCTCTAATTAAGGGTTTTAATACTTCTGCTGATGAGGGATGCTCATTAATTAATTTATCTCTTGTTTCTCGATCGACAATAAAAGCCTCATTAAATCCTGTTTTAATACCATAATAAAATCTACCATTAACATATTCTCCTAAAGGTATTCCTGTACTTTTCAGTTTATCTAAGAGGTTTAATATTTGAGAAGATTCTAACCGCCAACCATCAGCCGTTAATGATTTTTGTGGTACTAAAAACTTATCTTTTTCATAGACTACTTTGAAATCATTTAATGAGTTATTTTCATCCCAATTTAAAACTTTAATATCCTGATTATCACTATTATTTTGTTTCTTAAATAAGATAATGCTAGGGTAAGTAGTTGCTTCAAACACATTAGCATCCCCAAAATCTATTAATATCTCTATTTGGCTATTTTGAGTAAGATATTGTCTTAGTTTTTGTCCATAACCTGCCCTAAAATATTTATTAGGAGTAATGTAGGTCAAATAACCATTATTTCTTAGTAATTTTAACCCTTGCTCATAGAAATAAACGTATAAATCAGCTACTCCAGTATAGCAATTATACTGTTTCTGAAGAATTGGTTTTAAGTATTTAATTGCTTCCTGACGTACATAAGGGGGATTACCAATAACAATATCAAAGCCTGTTACCCCGAACATCCACTCACTATCAAAGAAGTCAGAGCTAACATTCTGGTCATAGGGATTCCATCTAGCCAGAGTATCTGCGATCGCACCTGTCAGACCAGTTTCTTTGAGTAAAGTTGTAATCTCTGTTCTGAGTTGTTGGTCTTGTTGTTTACAGCGTTGCTTATCTTGGGGATTATTAGCAGAGAAGTAGTTATGCCTTACCTTCTTTAACTCAGCTTCTTTTTTCTCAACTTCGTTAGTTCTAAGGGTTTTTTGATTATCAACACCGATGAGGGTATTAGCAGAGACAAACTTAGTTTCGAGGTTAGGGAGAGGGAGAATACCCCTATTCTCTAAATTATCATTAACCTTCTGTTCTACTATGAGGGAGATAAAGAAGCGTAGTTTAGAGATTTGTACTGCAATAGGTTGAATGTCAACACCATAAATACAGTTCTCAATGAGAAATAGTTTACGGGGATAATCCTGTTCATTATTGTTAAATTCATCTTCTATCTGCTGTAACCTAGTCTTTAATTTTTCTATTGCTAGACTACGAGCCTCCTCATCACCAATATTCTGGGCTGTTTTAATATCTTTTTGTACAGGTGCGATCGCCCTCTCCTTTTGTTGATTACGCCATTGTTCATTATGAGGGTCAAGTTTAGAGAGGATATGAACCAGCTTTTGGAGGATACCCATAGGAAAAGCACCAGAACCACAAGCAGGGTCAAGGATTTTGAGACTATCAATAGCAGTAATTAACTTCTGGGAAATATCAGGGGTAAAAGGATTAATCTCAGAGAAAGATAGTAATTCCCTTAAACTAGACTCTAACTCATCCTCTTTACCGATAAATGGGTTATCCTCTACCTTAGTCTGTAAAGTTTGCTGTTGATTATGCTCATTCCCGAAAAGATTAGTTTGATTACTACCAAGTTCTACATAACCGCTACTATCATTTAATAATTGTTGTTTAAGGTAAGCAATGATGCTCTCATCTACCATATAGTTAACGATTTCTCTAGGAGTATAGAAAGAACCAGTTTGTTTTCTAGCGGTTGTCTCAGTCTCAGGATTATACTCAGCTAAGAGATTCTCGAATACTTTACCCAATAACTCAGGGTCAAGGGCAATCTCCTCATCTATCGGTGTATTTTCATCAATAGTAAATTTGTAATCATTGAAGATATTGATGATACCCCTTACCTTCTCTCTATTTCTTTTCTTACTACCATAAACTTTACTAAGGTCAATCGATTCCTCACCGCCGAAGAATAGTTTATTAGGAACTGTTAGGGGATTGTCCACAGCTTCAGAGAAACCATCAATAAGCATTTCTTTATCAAGACATTCAAATAAACCACCATTCAGGAAAGGGATATTAGTGGTTAACTCAAGGAATTGCTTAGTATCCTCAAAATAATCCTGATAACGGTAACTGTTGGGGCTATCATTAAACTGTCTATTATCGGGTTTTATCTCTGTGTTTAAGGTAGCAAAAAATAGATTCTGTAATATTGCTTTATAATATGTTGACTCCTTATCTTCGAGCGGTCGCACTATCTTAGTTACTGAGTTAACATTAAATAGAGTATTAGGAATAAGCCCTTTTTCCTTGAGAAACCAGACAAAGATTAGTCTAGTAATTAATCTAATAATATTAGTAGCATTATTAACCGTTTTATCTTCTATTATACTAGGGAAATTAACAGTTTTTACTGCCCAAAAATACCAATTAGCAATCTCTCTATAAAATTGTTTATTAAGAGCAGAAGTATCTAATACTTTACGCCATGCCAAATGTAAATCATCAAAATTTTCTGGTTTATTATTCTTTATTATAGTGGATAAAGCAAAATCATTTAGTATCTCTAAATGCGCTCTATGAGGGCTAACAAAATTTATATCCTTAATTAAGGTTATCTTTTGCAAAACATCTTTATCATTATCTTTCTGGTTAGGGCGACGGTCAATAATAGCTAGAGTTAAACTATTACCATGTCTAAAGGTTAACATAATAGGAATAGCAGAAAGTTTATTAATCTCTCTGGTAATACTAGATAATTGAGTACGGGAATAATAATCTTTTTTGAGGGTAATAGTAAGGAATAAATAAGAATTAATATAATCTATATTAAACTGAGGAATATCAGATATTTGTTTAATTTGCTCTTCTGTTAACTGAAAGAGATAATCTACTGATTGCCACTCATCTAATAATAATCTTTTACTGTCTATTTTATCCTGATTAATCATCATCAAGAAATCAGTGGGCGAAGCATTATCTAACTCTACATTAAGCTCTGTAGAATACCCTAATGTTTGATAAAACGGTGCGATCGCATCTACAGTATCTTTAGCAGAAAAGAGAGAGAGGGAGTCAAGAATATTGGACTTTAAATCAATGTTATTTTTAGGCATAGTTAGTAATAGAAATTAGAGATATTGGTGAGGGTAGGGAACAGGGAACGGTGTAAATATTTACAGGGAAGAATAATTAAGCAGTATTGCTTTTAATTACTAACCATGTGATTAACTCAAAATCAGTAGTTTTAGTAATCTTCTGGTTAGCAGATGGTAATTTACCTTGTTTACTAGAGAAAAGAGTAGCTACCGTTCTCTGCTGAAAGGTACGGGTGACAGACTCAACAGCAGAGTGTAGTAATTGGTTATAGAGAGTTAGGTTTTCCCCTTGCTCTGTTTCAGTGCTGAACAAATCAGCTAATTCCTGATAAACAGATGATTGATTACTACAGAGTAAACGGTAAATATCAAGGATTTGCTTCGGTTGGGCAAAACTATAACGTACTGTCCTATCTTCCCTGACATAGACTAAATAATAGGGTTATAAAGGATTAACTTCTTGATTATCCTTCGTATCCCCTTTCTGCTGAAGACAGAAGATTACCCCGGGTTTAATAACAGAATGTTCGGGTAATGGTGGCACAACAGCATAAAGTCCGAGAGGAGCTTCTTCTAATGCCTTCCTATTTTCTTGAATATAGTTTAGTAAATCTGTTCTAAAATCTTCTAAACTAAACTCATTGAGGGAGATGGAATCATTGAAATCCTCAAGGTCTAACACTTCTTCTTGTAACCGTAGTAATTGATTATCCCTATAATTTAAGTCTTTCTTAATCAATTCTTCATCTAAAAGATTATCCTCCCCTGTTGCCGTCAAATCCATTAATGCCATCCTTGACTCGACCCTATCCCTCAAATTAATGTACTGGTCAAAGTCTTGGGTAATCCAGAAATTAACTAACTGTACTGCACTGTTAGGACTACCAATCCTGTCAATCCTTCCAAATCTCTGTATAATTCTTACAGGATTCCAGTGTATATCATAGTTAATTAAATAATCGCAGTCTTGGAGGTTTTGACCTTCAGAGATGCAGTCAGTGGCGATTAATAAGTCTATTTCTTCATGTTGGGGTAAAGATGGTATTTTATCCCGTTTCTTAGCATAAGGGGCAAAATTAGTCAGGATATGCTCAAATTTAGTTTCTCCTAGAGTAGTCTTATTCTTATTGCTACCAGTAACAAGAGCAAGATTAATATTTAATTCATTTTTAGCCCATGTTTTAAGGGAGTCATAGAGATAAGTTGCGGTATCAGCAAAAGCAGTAAATACTATTATTTTACGGTTAGGTTTACCTAATTTATTAATGGTAGGATTATTTACTTTTTCTTTAATTAACTCCTTTAATTCTGCTAGTTTAGCATCCCTATTATTATCTATTGCCTGAGCTTGTAAATATAATTTATTTAGTTGCTTTTTATCCTTTATTAATTCATTTAACCATTTCTCAATATCAAGGTGAACTAAATGATAATTAATCTTTTGACCGACCTGAAAGGCATCAGCAAACTCATCATCATCATTAATAATATTCCTTATTTCTTCATCTTGAGTGTAAATTATATCTTGTTTATACTGCTTAAATTCCTTAATTATTTTTATTAATTCCTCAATTTTAGCTATAGTTCTCTCTAAGGTTAATTTAAAAGAATAAATAGAACTCTCTAATCTTTTAAGGAAATTTACCCTCATCATTCCGATTAGATAATATTCCCTATTTTCTTGGGTAAAATTACGTTGAATAACCTTACCTTCATACAATGATTTATAATCTTCTAAAACATAACTAGAAGGGGTAAACAAAGATAATTTATACTTAGAGATTTCGTTATATATATCTTCATAGTCAAGGAAATTATCATCTAAGTCAATGCGATAAAATACTGATAATGGTTTTAATCTCTCAGGAAAACCACCTAAATTATCCACTACTTCGGGGTAATACTGTTCTATATGTTTACGGGAACGGGCAATAGTTAAACCATCTAAAAGAGTAAAGAAAGCAGAACTAAGACTCTCTAGTAATTCATTATTGCTACGATTATCTTTTGTTGCCCACTGTTTAAACTTAGTTTGGGCATTGGTTAATACCTGTTTAATGTTACTAATCCCTAATGTCTCACTAAAAGCTGATTCTTTACCTTCAGAGATTAAGTCTAATTGGTTCTTTAAGTCTTTGAGGTTATTATTGACAGGAGTAGCAGATAATAATAAAACTTTGCTTTTTATCCCTGATTTTATGACATCATCTAACAGTCTTTCATATCTACTTTTCTTTATGATGTTGCCGTCTTCATCTTTTTTTCCCTTAGTATTATTCCTAAAGTTATGGGATTCATCTATTACAATTAAATCATAATTACCCCAATTAATAGTAGCTAAATCAATATCCCCTACTTTACCATTATCTCTACTTAAATCAGTATGAGAAAGCACCGTATAATTAAATCTATCTTCTAATAATATATTAAGTTCACTATTATTTTGTGCCTGATAA is a window from the Cyanobacterium sp. Dongsha4 genome containing:
- a CDS encoding Eco57I restriction-modification methylase domain-containing protein is translated as MPKNNIDLKSNILDSLSLFSAKDTVDAIAPFYQTLGYSTELNVELDNASPTDFLMMINQDKIDSKRLLLDEWQSVDYLFQLTEEQIKQISDIPQFNIDYINSYLFLTITLKKDYYSRTQLSSITREINKLSAIPIMLTFRHGNSLTLAIIDRRPNQKDNDKDVLQKITLIKDINFVSPHRAHLEILNDFALSTIIKNNKPENFDDLHLAWRKVLDTSALNKQFYREIANWYFWAVKTVNFPSIIEDKTVNNATNIIRLITRLIFVWFLKEKGLIPNTLFNVNSVTKIVRPLEDKESTYYKAILQNLFFATLNTEIKPDNRQFNDSPNSYRYQDYFEDTKQFLELTTNIPFLNGGLFECLDKEMLIDGFSEAVDNPLTVPNKLFFGGEESIDLSKVYGSKKRNREKVRGIINIFNDYKFTIDENTPIDEEIALDPELLGKVFENLLAEYNPETETTARKQTGSFYTPREIVNYMVDESIIAYLKQQLLNDSSGYVELGSNQTNLFGNEHNQQQTLQTKVEDNPFIGKEDELESSLRELLSFSEINPFTPDISQKLITAIDSLKILDPACGSGAFPMGILQKLVHILSKLDPHNEQWRNQQKERAIAPVQKDIKTAQNIGDEEARSLAIEKLKTRLQQIEDEFNNNEQDYPRKLFLIENCIYGVDIQPIAVQISKLRFFISLIVEQKVNDNLENRGILPLPNLETKFVSANTLIGVDNQKTLRTNEVEKKEAELKKVRHNYFSANNPQDKQRCKQQDQQLRTEITTLLKETGLTGAIADTLARWNPYDQNVSSDFFDSEWMFGVTGFDIVIGNPPYVRQEAIKYLKPILQKQYNCYTGVADLYVYFYEQGLKLLRNNGYLTYITPNKYFRAGYGQKLRQYLTQNSQIEILIDFGDANVFEATTYPSIILFKKQNNSDNQDIKVLNWDENNSLNDFKVVYEKDKFLVPQKSLTADGWRLESSQILNLLDKLKSTGIPLGEYVNGRFYYGIKTGFNEAFIVDRETRDKLINEHPSSAEVLKPLIRGRDVKRWIINFAEQYLIKIESSENKKHPWSDKPEKEAEKIFGQTYPAIYKRFHQYRYNLIRRNNKGKYFWELHSCTYWDKYNLPKILYQEIATYQAFAWDDNNYISNNKTFFIYDSNLYLLGLLNSRIVWFFLHYTASKLQGGAYAMQTPYISQIPIPKGTEEQKREIETLVHKCLENKGVNVQKYEEKIDEIISKLYALTIKEIMIVHSPF
- a CDS encoding GmrSD restriction endonuclease domain-containing protein, with protein sequence MIKQIQSSAVQKELSIRSETVQRIYNFYINNLFYVNRRYQRKLVWTIEEKRAFIDSILKGFPVPIILLAQTEKNKISVFEIIDGMQRLNAVTAFIEGEFDIEDKYFDLETMVESKSLLDQEKLTQKTPILNRHYCEIIGSYVLPLSVYSFDDNEKVDEIFRRINSNGKHLSRQELRSAGSTSKFADLVRKIANEIRTDTSASDILLLNNMKQISITNKQLEYGINVDDIFWVKNRILTKEMLRESKDEEIIADVLAYMLLQDIPLSNSTRLDDYYGFREDNEHQKEIESSLTIKQPELIQKQFIKVYDQIRQILVVSQKNFRELICDRNLTSMVRQFQVIFLSFYDLLIKKNQEISNYDKLISELNSITKEMTITTGKTWAFQNKQRNINKIKGIIQDCFKQKDTIDPAIDSWLTEFETLLTQSTTEQSLYDFKQGFTELNEGKQFNQDNFDKIIKTLTAMANHSPNATGYVCVGIADNDKTAKKIYDLYNVDFVEYKNFKITGITHEAERLQGNLDNFYRWIIQLIKLQPINQTTKDTIGREIKVINYKNKSVIIFSLKGGKEPTSYNDKFYQRIGSNVNEIKVSEYVELFRRFSKE
- a CDS encoding helicase-related protein, which encodes MKQPNLLTSGIRDNHNRGSVADFLRSNLYSGSLLSIVSAYFTIYAFEKLEQELSEIKELNFLFGEPTFIKSVNDTAQLQSFKIEDDQIKLETKLQQNSIAKRCEQWIKEKVNIRSIIQSNLLHGKLYHIINGNKESAILGSSNFTVKGLGLAENNSNIELNLVVDSDRDRQDLKFWFDEVWNNPELVKDVKQEVINYLQQLYQDNPPSFIYYKTLYHLFFRDLLNQEKGDRLLQQQHLLDTKIWSMLFDFQKDGVKGVINKILTYNGCILADSVGLGKTFEALAVIKYFELLNYRILVLCPKKLRENWTIYQAQNNSELNILLEDRFNYTVLSHTDLSRDNGKVGDIDLATINWGNYDLIVIDESHNFRNNTKGKKDEDGNIIKKSRYERLLDDVIKSGIKSKVLLLSATPVNNNLKDLKNQLDLISEGKESAFSETLGISNIKQVLTNAQTKFKQWATKDNRSNNELLESLSSAFFTLLDGLTIARSRKHIEQYYPEVVDNLGGFPERLKPLSVFYRIDLDDNFLDYEDIYNEISKYKLSLFTPSSYVLEDYKSLYEGKVIQRNFTQENREYYLIGMMRVNFLKRLESSIYSFKLTLERTIAKIEELIKIIKEFKQYKQDIIYTQDEEIRNIINDDDEFADAFQVGQKINYHLVHLDIEKWLNELIKDKKQLNKLYLQAQAIDNNRDAKLAELKELIKEKVNNPTINKLGKPNRKIIVFTAFADTATYLYDSLKTWAKNELNINLALVTGSNKNKTTLGETKFEHILTNFAPYAKKRDKIPSLPQHEEIDLLIATDCISEGQNLQDCDYLINYDIHWNPVRIIQRFGRIDRIGSPNSAVQLVNFWITQDFDQYINLRDRVESRMALMDLTATGEDNLLDEELIKKDLNYRDNQLLRLQEEVLDLEDFNDSISLNEFSLEDFRTDLLNYIQENRKALEEAPLGLYAVVPPLPEHSVIKPGVIFCLQQKGDTKDNQEVNPL